The following proteins come from a genomic window of Pectobacterium actinidiae:
- the rplF gene encoding 50S ribosomal protein L6, with protein sequence MSRVAKAPVVIPAGVEVKLNGQDVSIKGKNGELSRKIHDAVEVKQADNALTFAPREGFVDGWAQAGTTRALLNAMVIGVTEGFTKKLQLVGVGYRAAVKGNVVNLSLGFSHPVEHALPAGITAECPSQTEIVLKGADKQVIGQVAAELRAYRRPEPYKGKGVRYADEVVRTKEAKKK encoded by the coding sequence ATGTCTCGTGTTGCAAAAGCACCCGTCGTCATTCCTGCCGGCGTAGAGGTAAAACTCAACGGTCAGGATGTTTCGATTAAGGGTAAAAACGGCGAGCTGAGTCGTAAGATCCACGATGCTGTTGAAGTGAAACAAGCTGACAACGCTCTGACTTTCGCTCCGCGCGAAGGTTTCGTTGACGGATGGGCCCAAGCGGGTACCACTCGTGCTCTGTTGAACGCAATGGTTATCGGTGTTACCGAAGGCTTCACTAAGAAGCTGCAACTGGTTGGTGTTGGTTACCGTGCTGCTGTTAAAGGCAACGTTGTTAACCTGTCTCTTGGGTTTTCTCACCCAGTAGAGCATGCACTGCCGGCAGGTATTACTGCAGAATGCCCAAGCCAAACTGAAATCGTACTGAAAGGTGCTGATAAGCAGGTTATTGGTCAGGTTGCTGCGGAATTACGCGCCTACCGTCGTCCTGAGCCTTATAAAGGCAAGGGTGTCCGTTACGCCGACGAAGTCGTGCGTACCAAAGAGGCTAAGAAGAAGTAA